GAGCACGCGGCTTCGGGCCGAAATGAACAAGCCCGTGCCCGAAGTGGATACGGCTCAGGCCGCGTGGGAGGCCGCCAGCCTTACGAAGCTCCAGGGCAAGTGGCGGACCATCGTGCCCACGGCGGTCAACTCCACTGGTGGCGCCACACTTACCACCGGGGCCGATGGCGTAGTGATCGCGACGGGTGAGAATCCGGCGAAGGATGTCTACGAACTCGACTTCAGGCTGGAGCAGCCCGGCATCACGGCGATGCGCGTGGAATTTCTTCCCGCGCCCGACAAGCCCCTCAACAGCATCGGTCGCAACGACGTGGGGAACATCGTCCTCACGGAACTGGAGGCTGAGATCAGCCCCGTTGCCGAGACACCCGCCTTCCAGAAAGTAAACTTCATTTCCGCGGACGCGGACTATGCCCAGCCCACCCTCGAAGTGGCCAAGGCCATCGACGGCAACCTCGAATCGGGCTACGGCGCGGGCGGCCATGAAGTCGCCGGCGCGCGGACCCTCGTGTTTACGCCGGACGCCCCCTTCGGCAACGCTTCGGGCAGCCTCTTCAAGGTGCGCCTGCGCCAGGAGAGCGGCTTCCCCCAGCATGCGGCCGCGCGCGTCCGCGTCTCCATCACCACGGACCCCGCCATGGGCCGCGCCCGACTGGAGCAGTGGTATGTAGCCGGTCCCTACACCGCGGCGGACGGCGATGTGGCCTATAAAACCGCCTTCGACCCGGAACTGGGCATCGACCTCGAAGCGACCTATCCCGATGGACGCCAGAAATGGCAACTGGCGGTGCCGGGCTATGAAGATGGCAAGCCCAACAGCCTGAGTGGACGCGTTGCGGCAACCTACCTCTATCGTAAGATCGTTTCTCCCAGTGCGCGTAAGACGACCCTCTCCGTAGGTAGCAACGACGCGATCAAGATCTGGCTCAACGGCCAGGTGGTCCACGACAACAACGCCAAGCGCGGCGTGATGGCGGATCAGGACAAGGTTCCGGTGACGCTGAACGCGGGCGAAAACGAATTGCTGATGAAGGTGGTGAACTACGGCAATGCCTACGGCTTCTTTTTCCGGAACATGGACGAGCAGACGGGAGAATTCTCCGTCCAGATTGAGACCGTGCTGGCCAAAGCGCCCGCCGATCGAACGGAGGCCGATCAACAGGTCCTGCGCAATTTCTACCGTCAGGCCAATTCCCCCGAGTGGCAGGGACTCAACGCCCAGCTCGCCAAGGTCCAGGAGGAAAAGGCGACCTTCGAGAAAGATCTGCCCACCTCCATGGTCATGAGCGAAATGGCCGAGCCGCGCGAGACTTTCGTGCTCATCCGCGGCCAGTATGATCAGAATGGCGAGAAGGTGACACCCGGCACGCCCGCCGCGCTGCCGCCCCTGCCCGCGGGCGCCCCCAACAACCGGCTGGGCTTCGCCCAGTGGCTCGTCAGCCGCGATCATCCCCTCATGTCCCGCGTGACCATCAACCGCTACTGGCAGCAATACTTCGGCTCGGGCCTTGTCAAGACCACCGAAGATTTCGGCACCCAGGGCGACCTGCCCTCGCACCCGGAGCTCCTCGACTGGCTCGCGGTCGAGTTCATGGAGGGCGGCTGGGACGTGCGCCACATCCAGCGCCTCATCGTCACCTCCGCCACCTACCGGCAGGCCTCGAAGCACCGCGACGACACCCAGGCCTTCGATTCGGCCAACCGCCTGCTGGCCCACGCCCCCCGCTTCCGCATGGACGCTGAAGTGGTGCGCGACAACGCCCTGGCCGTCAGCGGCCTCCTGAACAAGACGGTCGGCGGACCCAGCGTGCGCCCCTACCAGCCCATGGGCCTGTGGGAAGAGGTGGCTTATGGCGACGGCTTCTCCGCCCAGATCTTTACGCTGGGACCCGACACCCATCTGCACCGCCGCAGCATGTACACCTTCTGGAAACGTACGAGTCCGCCCCCCAGCATGATGCTCTTCGATGCGCCCAACCGCGAGACCTGCTCGGTGAAGCGCAGCCGCTCCAACACGCCCCTGCAGGCCCTAACGCTGCTCAACGACCCCCAGTTCGTGGAGGCCGCGCGCTTTCTGGCCGAGCGCATGATCACTGAAGCGGGCAATACGCCGGAAGAGCGCCTCAACCACGCCTTCCAGTTGGCCATGTCCCGCCTGGCAAAGCCGGAGGAGCTCGCCATCCTCCGTCAGCTCTACGAGCGGGAGCGAACCGGTTTCCAGCAGGAACCCGCACGGGCGGAGGAACTGTTGAAGGTGGGTAATTTCCCCGCCAACGCGGAGCTCGACAAAGTGGAACTGGCCGCCTGGAGTACCGTGGCCAGTGTAATTCTGAACATGGACGAAGTCATTACGAAGATCTAACCCGGCTTCTCTTGAAAGCCACAAGGACCCTCCATGACACTTAGCATGGCCGGGCTAATCGGAGGCCTGGCCCTGCTGATAGTCCTGACGATTCGTGGGATGAATATCCTCATCGCGGCGCCCATCTGTGCGCTGGTGGTGGCGCTCTGC
This DNA window, taken from Candidatus Hydrogenedentota bacterium, encodes the following:
- a CDS encoding PSD1 domain-containing protein, translated to MKNTVFLPLYRYALVFGCGLLAVATSQAEDAIKFNRDIRPILASKCFQCHGQDSKKRKADLRLDTQAGMLATLTSGSRAVVPGDITASSLIARITTVDADDRMPPASIKKELSAAEVALLTRWIAEGAPWEEHWSFQPIKRPATPAVTNATWVKNPIDSFVLAPLEAHGVAPSPEADKRTLVRRLYLDLTGLPPAIEDVEAFLADPQPDAYEQLVDRLLSSDEHAEHMTRFWLDGARYSDTNGYHIDNERFMWPWRDWVIRAFKNNMPYDQFTVEQLAGDLLPNATKDQKLASGFNRNHMVNFEGGIIPEEYRAQYVMDRVEATSTVWLGLTMTCAQCHDHKYDPVSQAEYYKMFAFFNTIDEKGSDGFSGNAVPMMRASTDAQDARLTRFEEESTRLRAEMNKPVPEVDTAQAAWEAASLTKLQGKWRTIVPTAVNSTGGATLTTGADGVVIATGENPAKDVYELDFRLEQPGITAMRVEFLPAPDKPLNSIGRNDVGNIVLTELEAEISPVAETPAFQKVNFISADADYAQPTLEVAKAIDGNLESGYGAGGHEVAGARTLVFTPDAPFGNASGSLFKVRLRQESGFPQHAAARVRVSITTDPAMGRARLEQWYVAGPYTAADGDVAYKTAFDPELGIDLEATYPDGRQKWQLAVPGYEDGKPNSLSGRVAATYLYRKIVSPSARKTTLSVGSNDAIKIWLNGQVVHDNNAKRGVMADQDKVPVTLNAGENELLMKVVNYGNAYGFFFRNMDEQTGEFSVQIETVLAKAPADRTEADQQVLRNFYRQANSPEWQGLNAQLAKVQEEKATFEKDLPTSMVMSEMAEPRETFVLIRGQYDQNGEKVTPGTPAALPPLPAGAPNNRLGFAQWLVSRDHPLMSRVTINRYWQQYFGSGLVKTTEDFGTQGDLPSHPELLDWLAVEFMEGGWDVRHIQRLIVTSATYRQASKHRDDTQAFDSANRLLAHAPRFRMDAEVVRDNALAVSGLLNKTVGGPSVRPYQPMGLWEEVAYGDGFSAQIFTLGPDTHLHRRSMYTFWKRTSPPPSMMLFDAPNRETCSVKRSRSNTPLQALTLLNDPQFVEAARFLAERMITEAGNTPEERLNHAFQLAMSRLAKPEELAILRQLYERERTGFQQEPARAEELLKVGNFPANAELDKVELAAWSTVASVILNMDEVITKI